One stretch of Tistrella mobilis DNA includes these proteins:
- a CDS encoding nucleotidyltransferase family protein: MDTLERRLITIVTASPAHLSILGEVAACGLPDCWVAAGFVRDLVWDHLHGRTPELPRNDIDVIWFDAARPDSAQDKALEAQLSAIRPDVRWSVDNQARMHLRNDDPPYASAVDAMRHWPETATAVAVQLAAGGQLRVAAPHGLADLFAIIARPTPGFMTGARHAVHLQRVKDKGWRDRWPLLRIAGDQGEGSAPVN; the protein is encoded by the coding sequence ATGGACACGCTGGAACGGCGCCTGATCACCATTGTAACCGCATCCCCCGCCCATCTGTCGATCCTGGGCGAGGTTGCCGCATGCGGCCTCCCCGATTGCTGGGTTGCGGCCGGCTTCGTACGGGATCTGGTGTGGGATCATCTGCATGGCCGGACACCAGAACTGCCGCGCAATGACATCGATGTCATCTGGTTTGATGCCGCACGGCCCGACAGCGCGCAGGACAAGGCATTGGAGGCGCAGTTGTCCGCCATACGGCCTGATGTGCGCTGGTCGGTCGACAATCAGGCGCGTATGCATCTGCGCAATGACGACCCGCCCTATGCTTCGGCGGTGGATGCAATGCGCCATTGGCCCGAGACGGCAACCGCCGTTGCGGTGCAGCTGGCAGCCGGCGGGCAGCTGCGGGTGGCAGCCCCGCATGGGCTGGCGGATCTGTTCGCGATCATCGCCCGGCCAACGCCCGGTTTCATGACCGGTGCACGCCATGCGGTTCATCTCCAGCGGGTGAAGGACAAGGGATGGCGCGACCGCTGGCCGTTGCTGCGGATTGCGGGCGACCAGGGGGAGGGTTCTGCACCAGTGAATTGA
- a CDS encoding sulfotransferase domain-containing protein, with protein MTAALVLIASYPKSGNTWTRLVLDHVIRRARAPISINDIETGLYVQRRMIFDRFGPVEASDLTVTEIDRYWPEVFRSFAKGQPADVPLVLKTHEAARRTDAGAWLYPPEIVRGVIHLVRHPFDVAASYAHHRGWTIDDTIRALLDPAHRIGGDMDRLQLPMPETVGSWAGHTASWTADDLPWPVISLRYEDLRADAIAGFTRAAAMAGLSEDAGLVARAVEFCRFDRLQAEEREVGFRERPAASPVFFRAGRSGIGWQDADPVLLRELVERSADMMQRFDYRADGGWEG; from the coding sequence TTGACGGCCGCGCTGGTGCTGATTGCGAGCTATCCCAAATCCGGCAACACCTGGACGAGGCTGGTGCTGGATCATGTGATTCGCCGCGCCCGGGCGCCGATCTCGATCAACGACATCGAAACCGGCCTTTATGTGCAGCGCCGGATGATTTTCGACCGTTTCGGACCGGTCGAAGCATCGGATCTGACCGTCACCGAAATCGACCGCTACTGGCCCGAGGTGTTTCGGAGTTTCGCGAAGGGGCAGCCGGCGGATGTGCCGCTGGTTCTGAAAACCCATGAGGCGGCCCGACGCACGGATGCCGGCGCCTGGCTCTATCCGCCCGAGATCGTGCGCGGCGTGATCCATCTGGTGCGACATCCCTTCGATGTGGCGGCATCCTATGCCCATCATCGGGGCTGGACGATCGACGACACCATCCGCGCGCTGCTGGACCCGGCACACCGCATCGGCGGAGACATGGACCGGCTGCAACTGCCGATGCCTGAAACCGTCGGCAGCTGGGCCGGTCATACGGCCTCGTGGACCGCCGATGATCTGCCCTGGCCGGTGATCAGCCTGCGATACGAGGATCTGCGCGCGGATGCGATCGCCGGCTTCACCCGGGCCGCCGCAATGGCCGGGCTGTCGGAAGATGCCGGGCTGGTCGCACGGGCGGTCGAGTTCTGCCGCTTCGACCGCCTGCAAGCCGAGGAACGCGAGGTCGGGTTCCGCGAACGGCCGGCCGCCTCGCCGGTGTTTTTCCGCGCGGGACGGAGCGGCATCGGCTGGCAGGACGCAGATCCGGTGCTGCTGCGGGAACTGGTGGAGCGCTCGGCAGATATGATGCAGCGCTTCGACTATCGGGCTGATGGCGGGTGGGAGGGCTGA
- a CDS encoding Hpr(Ser) kinase/phosphatase produces MDIHRVAALPDHLAGAVPVNGFVEATSDRLLIRMPGIGRFLAEEGRRLLIAGEAGVSDADLNYFAVRTPLAGLIHQRGELPLHAACLLPPGGKAAVAISGASGAGKSTLAAMLLGRGWRFVADEVVRVTLDAEGRPLAWPGTPVVALWPDAARMLGIIPAALPMARPQHGRVLHRVIQMPGPVALGHVVLLDLHRGGETVMLSGVDRLEALAAEVFRPGQVRAMGRQATHMAMMTRLAAQLRVCRLGISHRPSPDELYERLAERVAEAGR; encoded by the coding sequence GTGGACATCCACCGCGTCGCGGCCCTTCCCGACCATCTCGCCGGGGCGGTGCCGGTGAACGGGTTCGTCGAGGCGACGTCTGACCGGTTGCTGATCCGCATGCCCGGCATCGGCCGGTTTCTGGCCGAGGAGGGGCGGCGGCTTCTGATCGCCGGCGAGGCCGGGGTGTCCGACGCGGATCTGAATTATTTCGCCGTCCGCACCCCGCTTGCCGGGTTGATCCATCAGCGGGGGGAGCTGCCATTGCATGCGGCCTGTCTGCTGCCGCCCGGGGGCAAGGCGGCAGTGGCCATCAGCGGGGCATCGGGGGCCGGCAAGTCGACGCTGGCGGCAATGCTGTTGGGGCGCGGCTGGCGGTTCGTGGCTGACGAGGTGGTTCGGGTGACACTGGACGCCGAGGGACGGCCGCTTGCCTGGCCGGGCACGCCGGTCGTGGCACTCTGGCCGGATGCCGCCCGGATGCTGGGCATCATCCCCGCGGCGCTGCCCATGGCGCGGCCGCAGCATGGCCGGGTGTTGCACCGGGTGATACAAATGCCGGGGCCGGTGGCGCTGGGGCATGTGGTGCTGCTTGATCTGCACCGGGGCGGGGAGACGGTTATGCTGAGCGGGGTCGACCGGCTCGAAGCCCTGGCCGCCGAGGTCTTCCGCCCCGGGCAGGTGCGGGCGATGGGCCGGCAGGCAACGCATATGGCGATGATGACACGGCTTGCGGCACAGCTGCGGGTGTGTCGCCTGGGCATTTCGCACAGGCCTTCGCCAGACGAACTTTACGAACGCCTGGCCGAACGGGTTGCGGAGGCCGGGCGTTGA
- a CDS encoding sulfotransferase: MFTIRNFMRPRTLPDLLILGAQRSGTTWLYSILASHPEVAVGQVKEPQALTLFWPEAYDVWSRLLPPRRGRHDRRLRIDASPYMLAHPLAPARAAQIFPKPPKMIVLLRDPVARAWSHYCHELAAGREFLGFTEALQAEAERLSGEAERFDRIVRGLERDRPGMPHQCWSYTERGRYAQQLDRWRRHFPPAALLILRSEDLFKSPGPTLATVGAFLGLEGLSLPATELRRNAGPAHSMPDAAQALLRQYLPDGPAWHDAYNNMTTPLPDGQAGSVHLL, encoded by the coding sequence ATGTTTACAATCCGCAATTTTATGCGCCCCCGGACGCTTCCTGACCTGCTGATTCTTGGTGCCCAGCGATCTGGCACGACCTGGCTGTACAGTATTCTTGCCTCGCATCCTGAGGTTGCCGTCGGCCAGGTCAAAGAGCCACAGGCTCTTACCTTGTTCTGGCCAGAGGCATATGACGTCTGGTCCCGCCTGCTGCCGCCACGCCGCGGCCGCCACGACCGGCGGTTGCGGATCGATGCCAGCCCCTACATGCTCGCCCATCCGCTGGCCCCGGCCCGTGCGGCGCAGATCTTCCCCAAGCCGCCGAAGATGATCGTGCTCCTGCGCGATCCGGTCGCCCGCGCCTGGTCACATTACTGTCATGAATTGGCTGCCGGCCGCGAGTTTCTGGGGTTTACGGAGGCGTTGCAGGCGGAGGCGGAGCGGCTTTCAGGCGAGGCTGAACGCTTCGACCGGATCGTTCGTGGTCTTGAGCGCGACAGGCCGGGTATGCCGCATCAATGCTGGTCCTATACCGAAAGAGGCCGCTACGCCCAGCAACTGGATCGATGGCGCCGTCATTTCCCGCCAGCAGCCTTGCTGATCCTACGATCGGAAGATCTGTTCAAATCTCCAGGGCCTACCCTTGCCACAGTTGGCGCCTTTCTTGGTCTTGAAGGGCTTTCACTTCCCGCAACCGAACTCAGGCGCAATGCCGGACCCGCCCATTCGATGCCTGATGCAGCTCAAGCCCTGCTTCGGCAATACCTGCCCGACGGCCCGGCATGGCATGATGCCTACAATAATATGACGACGCCACTCCCTGATGGACAGGCCGGGAGCGTCCACTTACTCTGA